A genomic window from Gossypium hirsutum isolate 1008001.06 chromosome D12, Gossypium_hirsutum_v2.1, whole genome shotgun sequence includes:
- the LOC107945264 gene encoding putative protein NRT1/ PTR FAMILY 2.14 isoform X3 produces MSGICSSFSPSEEEIGAADLQDTNTNQRKPAGWKAMPFVLGNETFERLASFGLMANFMVYLQSEYHMNQVKAATLLNTWSAASNFAPVIGAYVSDAFIGKFWTIAFGSFSSLLGMIIMTLTALLPQLRPPPCTHEGQLHGQCVGHNKAQLGILIASLCWLSIGTGGIKPCSIPFSVDQFDLTTEEGRKGNNSFYNLYYTTQTIVLLITQTVVVYIQNDISWAIGFGIPALCMLFAIVLFFVGTKVYIYIKPEGSVFAAVAQVFVAAYKKRQLNLPSDDGQFYIPPFSRSLLPELHLTRQYSCLNKAALIVGDEVKQDGLCENPWRLCSVQQVEDVKCLINIIPIWLTSVLGFLAMNQQGTFTVAQALKMDLQFGPSIKIPAGSVGVITLIAIAIWLPFYDRVVVAALEKVTKQEGGITLLQRIGIGNLFSILTMLVSGFLETERRLSALSHGGTDGIAPMTVMWLTPQLILIGFSEIFSIVGLIEFYNKQFPEHMRSIGNSLIYLTFSFASYASSIVISVVHDVSARHGSNWLSDDINTSKLDYFYFLIAGISSLNFLFFLFCARRYHYRSSVKLM; encoded by the exons ATGTCAGGGATTTGCAGTTCTTTCTCTCCATCAGAAGAAGAAATAGGTGCTGCAGATTTACAAGATACAAATACAAATCAAAGGAAGCCTGCAGGATGGAAAGCAATGCCTTTCGTCTTAG GAAATGAAACGTTTGAGAGATTGGCATCATTCGGGTTGATGGCAAACTTTATGGTGTATTTGCAGAGTGAGTATCACATGAACCAGGTTAAGGCTGCAACACTCCTTAACACCTGGTCTGCTGCTTCCAATTTTGCTCCGGTTATTGGTGCCTATGTCTCGGATGCATTCATCGGCAAATTCTGGACCATTGCTTTCGGTTCATTTTCATCTCTCCTG GGAATGATAATCATGACTTTAACAGCTTTGTTACCACAGCTGCGTCCTCCGCCATGCACCCATGAAGGACAACTACATGGGCAATGCGTAGGCCACAATAAAGCTCAACTTGGCATTTTGATTGCTAGCTTGTGTTGGTTGTCCATTGGCACTGGTGGAATCAAGCCCTGTAGCATTCCCTTCAGTGTTGATCAATTTGATTTAACAACCGAAGAAGGCAGAAAAGGAAACAACAGTTTCTACAATTTGTACTACACTACTCAAACAATTGTTCTGTTGATTACTCAGACTGTTGTGGTTTATATCCAAAATGATATTAGCTGGGCTATAGGCTTTGGGATTCCAGCCCTCTGCATGCTCTTCGCTATTGTTTTGTTCTTTGTTGGAACAAAAGTTTACATATACATAAAGCCGGAAGGAAGCGTCTTTGCTGCTGTAGCACAAGTGTTTGTTGCCGCTTACAAAAAACGACAGCTTAATCTTCCATCTGATGATGGGCAATTCTATATTCCTCCATTCAGCAGAAGCTTGCTTCCAGAACTCCATCTCACCAGACAGTACAG TTGCTTAAATAAAGCGGCTTTAATCGTGGGTGATGAAGTGAAGCAAGATGGTTTATGTGAGAATCCATGGAGGCTTTGTAGTGTTCAACAAGTTGAAGATGTTAAATGCCTAATAAACATTATCCCCATTTGGCTTACCAGCGTCCTTGGTTTCCTAGCCATGAATCAACAAGGAACTTTCACGGTAGCACAAGCCCTTAAGATGGACTTGCAGTTTGGTCCCAGCATAAAGATCCCTGCCGGTTCAGTTGGCGTCATTACGCTGATTGCAATCGCAATATGGCTACCATTTTACGATAGAGTCGTAGTAGCAGCGCTCGAGAAAGTCACAAAGCAAGAAGGTGGAATCACACTTCTCCAAAGAATAGGAATTGGGAACCTTTTCTCAATCCTAACAATGTTAGTTTCAGGGTTCCTTGAAACAGAAAGAAGACTGTCAGCCCTTTCGCATGGCGGCACTGATGGAATTGCTCCAATGACAGTCATGTGGTTAACGCCTCAGCTAATCCTGATTGGATTCTCCGAGATCTTCAGTATCGTTGGACTTATCGAATTTTACAACAAGCAGTTCCCGGAGCATATGAGAAGCATCGGAAATTCTCTAATCTATCTCACCTTTTCTTTCGCAAGCTATGCGAGCAGCATTGTTATCAGTGTTGTGCATGATGTGAGTGCAAGGCATGGCTCCAATTGGTTGTCTGACGACATCAACACTAGCAAATTGGACTATTTCTACTTCCTAATAGCAGGGATATCTTCTCTGaatttcctcttctttctcttctgCGCTCGAAGGTATCACTATAGGAGTAGTGTAAAATTAATGTAG
- the LOC107945264 gene encoding putative protein NRT1/ PTR FAMILY 2.14 isoform X4, protein MSGICSSFSPSEEEIGAADLQDTNTNQRKPAGWKAMPFVLGNETFERLASFGLMANFMVYLQSEYHMNQVKAATLLNTWSAASNFAPVIGAYVSDAFIGKFWTIAFGSFSSLLLRPPPCTHEGQLHGQCVGHNKAQLGILIASLCWLSIGTGGIKPCSIPFSVDQFDLTTEEGRKGNNSFYNLYYTTQTIVLLITQTVVVYIQNDISWAIGFGIPALCMLFAIVLFFVGTKVYIYIKPEGSVFAAVAQVFVAAYKKRQLNLPSDDGQFYIPPFSRSLLPELHLTRQYSCLNKAALIVGDEVKQDGLCENPWRLCSVQQVEDVKCLINIIPIWLTSVLGFLAMNQQGTFTVAQALKMDLQFGPSIKIPAGSVGVITLIAIAIWLPFYDRVVVAALEKVTKQEGGITLLQRIGIGNLFSILTMLVSGFLETERRLSALSHGGTDGIAPMTVMWLTPQLILIGFSEIFSIVGLIEFYNKQFPEHMRSIGNSLIYLTFSFASYASSIVISVVHDVSARHGSNWLSDDINTSKLDYFYFLIAGISSLNFLFFLFCARRYHYRSSVKLM, encoded by the exons ATGTCAGGGATTTGCAGTTCTTTCTCTCCATCAGAAGAAGAAATAGGTGCTGCAGATTTACAAGATACAAATACAAATCAAAGGAAGCCTGCAGGATGGAAAGCAATGCCTTTCGTCTTAG GAAATGAAACGTTTGAGAGATTGGCATCATTCGGGTTGATGGCAAACTTTATGGTGTATTTGCAGAGTGAGTATCACATGAACCAGGTTAAGGCTGCAACACTCCTTAACACCTGGTCTGCTGCTTCCAATTTTGCTCCGGTTATTGGTGCCTATGTCTCGGATGCATTCATCGGCAAATTCTGGACCATTGCTTTCGGTTCATTTTCATCTCTCCTG CTGCGTCCTCCGCCATGCACCCATGAAGGACAACTACATGGGCAATGCGTAGGCCACAATAAAGCTCAACTTGGCATTTTGATTGCTAGCTTGTGTTGGTTGTCCATTGGCACTGGTGGAATCAAGCCCTGTAGCATTCCCTTCAGTGTTGATCAATTTGATTTAACAACCGAAGAAGGCAGAAAAGGAAACAACAGTTTCTACAATTTGTACTACACTACTCAAACAATTGTTCTGTTGATTACTCAGACTGTTGTGGTTTATATCCAAAATGATATTAGCTGGGCTATAGGCTTTGGGATTCCAGCCCTCTGCATGCTCTTCGCTATTGTTTTGTTCTTTGTTGGAACAAAAGTTTACATATACATAAAGCCGGAAGGAAGCGTCTTTGCTGCTGTAGCACAAGTGTTTGTTGCCGCTTACAAAAAACGACAGCTTAATCTTCCATCTGATGATGGGCAATTCTATATTCCTCCATTCAGCAGAAGCTTGCTTCCAGAACTCCATCTCACCAGACAGTACAG TTGCTTAAATAAAGCGGCTTTAATCGTGGGTGATGAAGTGAAGCAAGATGGTTTATGTGAGAATCCATGGAGGCTTTGTAGTGTTCAACAAGTTGAAGATGTTAAATGCCTAATAAACATTATCCCCATTTGGCTTACCAGCGTCCTTGGTTTCCTAGCCATGAATCAACAAGGAACTTTCACGGTAGCACAAGCCCTTAAGATGGACTTGCAGTTTGGTCCCAGCATAAAGATCCCTGCCGGTTCAGTTGGCGTCATTACGCTGATTGCAATCGCAATATGGCTACCATTTTACGATAGAGTCGTAGTAGCAGCGCTCGAGAAAGTCACAAAGCAAGAAGGTGGAATCACACTTCTCCAAAGAATAGGAATTGGGAACCTTTTCTCAATCCTAACAATGTTAGTTTCAGGGTTCCTTGAAACAGAAAGAAGACTGTCAGCCCTTTCGCATGGCGGCACTGATGGAATTGCTCCAATGACAGTCATGTGGTTAACGCCTCAGCTAATCCTGATTGGATTCTCCGAGATCTTCAGTATCGTTGGACTTATCGAATTTTACAACAAGCAGTTCCCGGAGCATATGAGAAGCATCGGAAATTCTCTAATCTATCTCACCTTTTCTTTCGCAAGCTATGCGAGCAGCATTGTTATCAGTGTTGTGCATGATGTGAGTGCAAGGCATGGCTCCAATTGGTTGTCTGACGACATCAACACTAGCAAATTGGACTATTTCTACTTCCTAATAGCAGGGATATCTTCTCTGaatttcctcttctttctcttctgCGCTCGAAGGTATCACTATAGGAGTAGTGTAAAATTAATGTAG
- the LOC107945264 gene encoding putative protein NRT1/ PTR FAMILY 2.14 isoform X2 — protein sequence MTSLIFLHKYVRDLQFFLSIRRRNRCCRFTRYKYKSKEACRMESNAFRLRVWLFLSAGNETFERLASFGLMANFMVYLQSEYHMNQVKAATLLNTWSAASNFAPVIGAYVSDAFIGKFWTIAFGSFSSLLLRPPPCTHEGQLHGQCVGHNKAQLGILIASLCWLSIGTGGIKPCSIPFSVDQFDLTTEEGRKGNNSFYNLYYTTQTIVLLITQTVVVYIQNDISWAIGFGIPALCMLFAIVLFFVGTKVYIYIKPEGSVFAAVAQVFVAAYKKRQLNLPSDDGQFYIPPFSRSLLPELHLTRQYSCLNKAALIVGDEVKQDGLCENPWRLCSVQQVEDVKCLINIIPIWLTSVLGFLAMNQQGTFTVAQALKMDLQFGPSIKIPAGSVGVITLIAIAIWLPFYDRVVVAALEKVTKQEGGITLLQRIGIGNLFSILTMLVSGFLETERRLSALSHGGTDGIAPMTVMWLTPQLILIGFSEIFSIVGLIEFYNKQFPEHMRSIGNSLIYLTFSFASYASSIVISVVHDVSARHGSNWLSDDINTSKLDYFYFLIAGISSLNFLFFLFCARRYHYRSSVKLM from the exons ATGACTAGTCTCATTTTCTTGCACAAATATGTCAGGGATTTGCAGTTCTTTCTCTCCATCAGAAGAAGAAATAGGTGCTGCAGATTTACAAGATACAAATACAAATCAAAGGAAGCCTGCAGGATGGAAAGCAATGCCTTTCGTCTTAG GGTGTGGCTTTTCCTGAGTGCAGGAAATGAAACGTTTGAGAGATTGGCATCATTCGGGTTGATGGCAAACTTTATGGTGTATTTGCAGAGTGAGTATCACATGAACCAGGTTAAGGCTGCAACACTCCTTAACACCTGGTCTGCTGCTTCCAATTTTGCTCCGGTTATTGGTGCCTATGTCTCGGATGCATTCATCGGCAAATTCTGGACCATTGCTTTCGGTTCATTTTCATCTCTCCTG CTGCGTCCTCCGCCATGCACCCATGAAGGACAACTACATGGGCAATGCGTAGGCCACAATAAAGCTCAACTTGGCATTTTGATTGCTAGCTTGTGTTGGTTGTCCATTGGCACTGGTGGAATCAAGCCCTGTAGCATTCCCTTCAGTGTTGATCAATTTGATTTAACAACCGAAGAAGGCAGAAAAGGAAACAACAGTTTCTACAATTTGTACTACACTACTCAAACAATTGTTCTGTTGATTACTCAGACTGTTGTGGTTTATATCCAAAATGATATTAGCTGGGCTATAGGCTTTGGGATTCCAGCCCTCTGCATGCTCTTCGCTATTGTTTTGTTCTTTGTTGGAACAAAAGTTTACATATACATAAAGCCGGAAGGAAGCGTCTTTGCTGCTGTAGCACAAGTGTTTGTTGCCGCTTACAAAAAACGACAGCTTAATCTTCCATCTGATGATGGGCAATTCTATATTCCTCCATTCAGCAGAAGCTTGCTTCCAGAACTCCATCTCACCAGACAGTACAG TTGCTTAAATAAAGCGGCTTTAATCGTGGGTGATGAAGTGAAGCAAGATGGTTTATGTGAGAATCCATGGAGGCTTTGTAGTGTTCAACAAGTTGAAGATGTTAAATGCCTAATAAACATTATCCCCATTTGGCTTACCAGCGTCCTTGGTTTCCTAGCCATGAATCAACAAGGAACTTTCACGGTAGCACAAGCCCTTAAGATGGACTTGCAGTTTGGTCCCAGCATAAAGATCCCTGCCGGTTCAGTTGGCGTCATTACGCTGATTGCAATCGCAATATGGCTACCATTTTACGATAGAGTCGTAGTAGCAGCGCTCGAGAAAGTCACAAAGCAAGAAGGTGGAATCACACTTCTCCAAAGAATAGGAATTGGGAACCTTTTCTCAATCCTAACAATGTTAGTTTCAGGGTTCCTTGAAACAGAAAGAAGACTGTCAGCCCTTTCGCATGGCGGCACTGATGGAATTGCTCCAATGACAGTCATGTGGTTAACGCCTCAGCTAATCCTGATTGGATTCTCCGAGATCTTCAGTATCGTTGGACTTATCGAATTTTACAACAAGCAGTTCCCGGAGCATATGAGAAGCATCGGAAATTCTCTAATCTATCTCACCTTTTCTTTCGCAAGCTATGCGAGCAGCATTGTTATCAGTGTTGTGCATGATGTGAGTGCAAGGCATGGCTCCAATTGGTTGTCTGACGACATCAACACTAGCAAATTGGACTATTTCTACTTCCTAATAGCAGGGATATCTTCTCTGaatttcctcttctttctcttctgCGCTCGAAGGTATCACTATAGGAGTAGTGTAAAATTAATGTAG
- the LOC107945264 gene encoding putative protein NRT1/ PTR FAMILY 2.14 isoform X1, with amino-acid sequence MTSLIFLHKYVRDLQFFLSIRRRNRCCRFTRYKYKSKEACRMESNAFRLRVWLFLSAGNETFERLASFGLMANFMVYLQSEYHMNQVKAATLLNTWSAASNFAPVIGAYVSDAFIGKFWTIAFGSFSSLLGMIIMTLTALLPQLRPPPCTHEGQLHGQCVGHNKAQLGILIASLCWLSIGTGGIKPCSIPFSVDQFDLTTEEGRKGNNSFYNLYYTTQTIVLLITQTVVVYIQNDISWAIGFGIPALCMLFAIVLFFVGTKVYIYIKPEGSVFAAVAQVFVAAYKKRQLNLPSDDGQFYIPPFSRSLLPELHLTRQYSCLNKAALIVGDEVKQDGLCENPWRLCSVQQVEDVKCLINIIPIWLTSVLGFLAMNQQGTFTVAQALKMDLQFGPSIKIPAGSVGVITLIAIAIWLPFYDRVVVAALEKVTKQEGGITLLQRIGIGNLFSILTMLVSGFLETERRLSALSHGGTDGIAPMTVMWLTPQLILIGFSEIFSIVGLIEFYNKQFPEHMRSIGNSLIYLTFSFASYASSIVISVVHDVSARHGSNWLSDDINTSKLDYFYFLIAGISSLNFLFFLFCARRYHYRSSVKLM; translated from the exons ATGACTAGTCTCATTTTCTTGCACAAATATGTCAGGGATTTGCAGTTCTTTCTCTCCATCAGAAGAAGAAATAGGTGCTGCAGATTTACAAGATACAAATACAAATCAAAGGAAGCCTGCAGGATGGAAAGCAATGCCTTTCGTCTTAG GGTGTGGCTTTTCCTGAGTGCAGGAAATGAAACGTTTGAGAGATTGGCATCATTCGGGTTGATGGCAAACTTTATGGTGTATTTGCAGAGTGAGTATCACATGAACCAGGTTAAGGCTGCAACACTCCTTAACACCTGGTCTGCTGCTTCCAATTTTGCTCCGGTTATTGGTGCCTATGTCTCGGATGCATTCATCGGCAAATTCTGGACCATTGCTTTCGGTTCATTTTCATCTCTCCTG GGAATGATAATCATGACTTTAACAGCTTTGTTACCACAGCTGCGTCCTCCGCCATGCACCCATGAAGGACAACTACATGGGCAATGCGTAGGCCACAATAAAGCTCAACTTGGCATTTTGATTGCTAGCTTGTGTTGGTTGTCCATTGGCACTGGTGGAATCAAGCCCTGTAGCATTCCCTTCAGTGTTGATCAATTTGATTTAACAACCGAAGAAGGCAGAAAAGGAAACAACAGTTTCTACAATTTGTACTACACTACTCAAACAATTGTTCTGTTGATTACTCAGACTGTTGTGGTTTATATCCAAAATGATATTAGCTGGGCTATAGGCTTTGGGATTCCAGCCCTCTGCATGCTCTTCGCTATTGTTTTGTTCTTTGTTGGAACAAAAGTTTACATATACATAAAGCCGGAAGGAAGCGTCTTTGCTGCTGTAGCACAAGTGTTTGTTGCCGCTTACAAAAAACGACAGCTTAATCTTCCATCTGATGATGGGCAATTCTATATTCCTCCATTCAGCAGAAGCTTGCTTCCAGAACTCCATCTCACCAGACAGTACAG TTGCTTAAATAAAGCGGCTTTAATCGTGGGTGATGAAGTGAAGCAAGATGGTTTATGTGAGAATCCATGGAGGCTTTGTAGTGTTCAACAAGTTGAAGATGTTAAATGCCTAATAAACATTATCCCCATTTGGCTTACCAGCGTCCTTGGTTTCCTAGCCATGAATCAACAAGGAACTTTCACGGTAGCACAAGCCCTTAAGATGGACTTGCAGTTTGGTCCCAGCATAAAGATCCCTGCCGGTTCAGTTGGCGTCATTACGCTGATTGCAATCGCAATATGGCTACCATTTTACGATAGAGTCGTAGTAGCAGCGCTCGAGAAAGTCACAAAGCAAGAAGGTGGAATCACACTTCTCCAAAGAATAGGAATTGGGAACCTTTTCTCAATCCTAACAATGTTAGTTTCAGGGTTCCTTGAAACAGAAAGAAGACTGTCAGCCCTTTCGCATGGCGGCACTGATGGAATTGCTCCAATGACAGTCATGTGGTTAACGCCTCAGCTAATCCTGATTGGATTCTCCGAGATCTTCAGTATCGTTGGACTTATCGAATTTTACAACAAGCAGTTCCCGGAGCATATGAGAAGCATCGGAAATTCTCTAATCTATCTCACCTTTTCTTTCGCAAGCTATGCGAGCAGCATTGTTATCAGTGTTGTGCATGATGTGAGTGCAAGGCATGGCTCCAATTGGTTGTCTGACGACATCAACACTAGCAAATTGGACTATTTCTACTTCCTAATAGCAGGGATATCTTCTCTGaatttcctcttctttctcttctgCGCTCGAAGGTATCACTATAGGAGTAGTGTAAAATTAATGTAG